In Camelus ferus isolate YT-003-E chromosome 10, BCGSAC_Cfer_1.0, whole genome shotgun sequence, the following proteins share a genomic window:
- the LOC106729573 gene encoding tripartite motif-containing protein 43-like, giving the protein MRSLWEKIQEIEQNLTTVGRGADPWMQYYVYRYRDTIRKTYQMLPLDLQDEEDYYLESLLREGQEMCLQIRKREEEMTGKRTDLRAIHKELMEMCYKPDVELLQELGDKLKCEHFIQQRGQQSAHEAAGRSAEAEVPARRPGRAFGRRGVAVRRCPGLPGSPSGKHRWEPDVAARGAGPPAPARPPGSGRTRAGCGTPAGAASCSCA; this is encoded by the exons ATGAGATCTTTATGGGAAAAGATACAAGAGATCGAACAAAATCTCACGACAGTTGGCAGAGGAGCTGACCCCTGGATG CAGTATTACGTGTATCGATATAGAGACACGATCAGGAAAACGTATCAGATGCTCCCTCTAGATCTCCAGGATGAAGAAGATTACTACCTAGAGAGCCTTCTAAGAGAAGGCCAAGAGATGTGTCTGCAGAtcagaaaaagggaagaggaaatgacTGGGAAGAGGACAGACCTCAGAGCAATCCATAAAGAACTCATGGAAATGTGCTACAAACCAGATGTGGAGCTGCTCCAG GAATTAGGAGACAAACtgaaatg TGAGCATTTCATTCAGCAGCGAGGTCAGCAGTCGGCACATGAGGCCGCTGGACGAAGCGCGGAGGCTGAGGTACCGGCTCGCCGGCCTGGCCGGGCCTTCGGCCGTCGGGGCGTCGCGGTGCGTCGCTGCCCGGGGCTCCCGGGCTCCCCCTCGGGCAAGCACCGCTGGGAGCCGGACGTGGCGGCGCGCGGGGCTGGGCCGCCGGCGCCTGCGAGGCCTCCGGGCTCAGGACGGACGCGCGCGGGCTGCGGGACGCCGGCAGGGGCGGCTTCCTGCTCGTGCGCGTGA
- the LOC102521323 gene encoding tripartite motif-containing protein 64 — protein sequence MDSGGFMQAFQNELICSICMNYFIDPVTTDCGHSFCSPCLHLCWEEALTPLSCPECRAVSEKLEFKTNIVLKRLASLARQARANHISSSEQQICATHQEAKGLFCEVDKTLLCVSCSESPEHGAHSHYPLRWAADEYREKLLKRMGSLWKMNQEMQNNLNQETDKIQSFENYVSLRKVTIRAQYQKMHLFLQEEEQVHLEALEKEAKETSDQLKESVFRMAQQKESLKEMYRELTEVCHKPDVELLQVRRESPFSEAETLFWDFRNAMESITDVILHRAELVQMQKPQPVNPELTSWPIAGTLDMLNTFRVDNIVSLKTTIPNVSLSDEDARVTSGGDHHGEAAEPQRAEGFAVWGAEAFTSGRHYWEVDVSHSPNWVLGVCEDVLTNVTDIINNSVEAFLLFSTKVNNHYILSTNSPALIQYVKRPLGRVGVFLDYDDGTVSFYDVCTGSLIYSFLPSPFSSPLKPFLYLRAP from the exons ATGGATTCAGGAGGCTTCATGCAAGCCTTCCAGAATGAGCTTATCTGCTCCATCTGTATGAACTATTTCATAGATCCTGTCACCACAGACTGCGGGCACAGCTTTTGCAGTCCCTGCCTGCACCTCTGCTGGGAGGAAGCCCTAACCCCACTGAGCTGCCCTGAGTGCAGGGCAGTGTCAGAGAAGCTGGAGTTTAAAACCAATATTGTTCTCAAGAGGCTGGCTTCCCTTGCCAGACAGGCTAGAGCTAACCACATCAGCAGCTCTGAGCAGCAGATCTGTGCGACACACCAAGAAGCGAAGGGGCTCTTCTGTGAGGTGGACAAGACCCTGCTCTGTGTGTCCTGCTCTGAATCCCCAGAACATGGGGCTCACAGCCACTATCCACTACGATGGGCTGCTGACGAATACAGG gagaaacttctaaaGAGAATGGGCTCTTTATGGAAAATGAATCAAGAAATGCAAAACAATCTGAATCAGGAAACTGACAAAATCCAGTCATTTGAG AACTATGTGTCCTTGAGGAAGGTGACCATTCGAGCTCAATATCAGAAGATGCATCTATTTCTCCAGGAGGAGGAGCAAGTCCATCTGGAGGCGCTGGAGAAGGAAGCCAAGGAGACTTCCGACCAACTCAAGGAGAGTGTATTCAGAATGGCTCAACAGAAGGAAAGTCTGAAAGAAATGTACAGAGAGCTGACGGAGGTGTGCCACAAGCCTGATGTGGAGCTGCTCCAGGTGAGAAGGGAGAGCCCATTCTCAGAGGCAGAAACACTTTTCTGG GACTTCCGAAATGCAATGGAAAG TATAACTGATGTCATTCTTCACAGGGCTGAGCTGGTACAGATGCAGAAGCCTCAGCCAGTGAACCCGGAGCTCACTTCCTGGCCCATCGCTGGAACCTTAGACATGCTGAACACCTTCAGAG TGGATAACATTGTGAGTCTGAAAACGACCATTCCAAACGTGAGCCTTTCTGACGAGGATGCACGTGTGACATCTGGAGGTGACCATCACGGCGAGGCCGCAGAGCCCCAGAGGGCGGAGGGATTTGCGGTGTGGGGAGCCGAGGCCTTCACCTCCGGGAGGCATTACTGGGAGGTGGATGTGAGCCACTCCCCGAACTGGGTCCTGGGAGTTTGTGAAGATGTCTTGACAAATGTTACTGACATCATTAATAATTCTGTGGAAGCATTTCTTCTATTTTCGACGAAGGTGAACAATCATTATATTCTCTCCACCAACTCCCCAGCGTTAATTCAGTATGTGAAGAGGCCTCTGGGTAGGGTTGGGGTGTTTCTGGATTACGACGATGGAACTGTGAGCTTCTATGATGTTTGCACGGGGTCCCTCATTTACAGTTTCCTCCCATCCCCGTTCTCTTCCCCTCTGAAGCCTTTCCTTTACCTGAGAGCCCCATGA
- the LOC102521981 gene encoding tripartite motif-containing protein 43-like, giving the protein MEIFTINSVFTRVSCERSQLWKAGRLEVCGCQGQRELSDARPQQTPSVYAEEVVTAGQRNMSADSFQDDFTCSVCFKHFIDPVTLGCGHSFCMPCLCIGWEEAQDPPRCPVCRATSHPVNLKTNIILKTRVFLARRTSPCELPSSAKQTCEIHMSTKSFFCEVTKDALCLPCCQSKAHVTHGHCSIEWMAEEYRQKLLKQMRSVWEKTQENKRNLNRETSKVRMWEGYVTLWRKMIFAEYWKMCPLGDHEETRYLERIEEESKEIFQQLKESQHNMDVKGQLLRGIYEELKELCRRPDMDLLQGFETVLEKSESAQLHMPQPLVPEFGSCPRPGLINWLDQFQVYVALDNETVTCQVPLFEDLRRLLSDRPDVANNPTRSKYFLAWGAESFTSGQHYWEVDVADCANWAIGFCNDSWTRKNDMVVDSEGIFLLFCIKENNQCHLFTSSPLLPQYVKRPLGHVGVFLDYEGGVVSFVNVARSSLICSFLSCSFSSPLKPFLCSGHP; this is encoded by the exons ATGGAGATATTTACAATCAATTCTGTGTTCACCAGAGTCTCCTGCGAGCGGTCTCAGCTCTGGAAGGCTGGACGTCTGGAAGTCTGTGGATGTCAGGGTCAACGAGAACTCTCCGATGCCCGGCCGCAGCAAACTCCCTCAGTCTACGCTGAAGAAGTAGTGACCGCTGGACAAAG aaACATGAGTGCCGACAGCTTCCAGGATGACTTCACCTGTTCCGTATGCTTTAAGCATTTCATTGACCCAGTCACTCTAGGCTGTGGGCACAGCTTTTGTATGCCTTGTCTCTGCATCGGCTGGGAGGAAGCCCAGGATCCCCCTCGCTGCCCTGTGTGCAGGGCAACGTCCCATCCAGTAAATTTGAAAACCAATATCATTTTGAAGACACGGGTGTTCCTTGCCAGGAGGACAAGCCCCTGTGAATTACCCAGCTCTGCAAAACAGACATGTGAGATACACATGAGTACGAAGAGCTTCTTCTGTGAGGTGACCAAGGATGCGCTGTGCTTACCCTGCTGCCAGTCGAAGGCGCACGTGACTCATGGGCACTGCTCCATTGAGTGGATGGCTGAGGAATACCGG CAAAAACTTCTGAAGCAGATGCGGTCTGTGTGGGAAaagacacaagaaaataaaagaaatctaaacaGAGAAACTAGCAAAGTCAGGATGTGGGAG GGTTATGTGACTCTGTGGAGGAAGATGATCTTTGCAGAATATTGGAAGATGTGCCCCTTGGGCGACCACGAAGAGACACGTTATTTAGAGAGAATAGAGGAGGAAAGCAAGGAGATTTTTCAACAACTTAAGGAAAGTCAACACAATATGGATGTGAAGGGGCAACTCTTAAGAGGGATATACGAGGAGCTGAAGGAATTGTGCCGCAGACCAGACATGGACCTGCTCCAG GGTTTTGAAACCGTGTTGGAAAA GAGTGAGTCAGCGCAGCTGCACATGCCCCAGCCTCTAGTCCCAGAGTTCGGTTCATGTCCCAGGCCCGGACTGATAAACTGGCTCGACCAATTCCAAG TGTATGTTGCCTTGGATAATGAAACAGTCACTTGTCAAGTCCCTCTGTTTGAAGATCTGAGACGTCTGCTGTCTGATCGTCCTGATGTCGCCAACAATCCAACAAGATCTAAATATTTTCTTGCGTGGGGAGCTGAGTCATTCACTTCCGGTCAACACTACTGGGAAGTGGATGTGGCAGACTGTGCTAACTGGGCGATTGGATTTTGTAATGATTCTTGGACAAGGAAGAATGACATGGTGGTTGACTCGGAaggaatttttctccttttttgtatcAAAGAGAATAATCAGTGCCATCTCTTTACCTCCTCCCCACTATTACCTCAATATGTCAAAAGGCCTCTCGGCCATGTGGGGGTGTTCCTGGATTATGAAGGTGGTGTAGTGAGCTTTGTCAATGTGGCCAGGAGTTCCCTCATTTGTAGTTTTCTCTCATGCTCCTTCTCGTCTCCTCTCAAGCCTTTTCTTTGCTCTGGACACCCATGA